The proteins below come from a single Mus musculus strain C57BL/6J chromosome 5, GRCm38.p6 C57BL/6J genomic window:
- the Mrps17 gene encoding 28S ribosomal protein S17, mitochondrial isoform X1: MSIVRSSVHAKWVVGKVIGTAMIKTAKVRATRLVLDPYLLKYFNKRKTYFAHDALQQCSVGDIVLLRALPVPRSKHVKHELAEIIFKVGRVIDPVTGKPCAGTAYLESPLSEPREELKVS, from the exons ATGTCAATAGTCCGTTCATCCGTCCACGCCAAATGGGTTGTGGGGAAGGTGATTGGTACAGCCATGATAAAAACGGCTAAAGTAAGAGCGACCAGACTTGTTTTGGATCCCTACTTACTGAAG TACTTTAATAAACGGAAAACCTACTTTGCTCACGATGCCCTTCAGCAGTGCAGCGTCGGGGACATCGTGCTCCTCAGAGCTTTGCCCGTCCCACGATCGAAGCATGTGAAGCACGAACTGGCTGAGATCATCTTCAAAGTCGGCCGAGTTATCGACCCCGTCACCGGAAAGCCCTGTGCAGGAACTGCCTACCTAGAGAGCCCCCTCAGCGAACCTCGGGAGGAGCTCAAGGTCTCCTGA